A window from Thalassophryne amazonica chromosome 15, fThaAma1.1, whole genome shotgun sequence encodes these proteins:
- the LOC117526115 gene encoding solute carrier family 22 member 7-like produces MKFDNILSDINGFGKFQIQLILIQSLSRITLPCNFLLNNFMAAVPPHHCDLSPLDYGNVFRNLTLEQKLSVGIPAESDGTLSYCKMYSKPQYHHLSGSNSSDSAEIVLCQSGWVYDNSTFKSTLATEWDLVCSRKSMNKATATVFFIGVMLGAPLFGYLSDRFGRRPLLLVSYLSSMVFAVLSAFSTSYIMFFIMRIFTGMSLAGISIISIVLNVEWFSIDHRTFAGIIVSLDWTLGSCILVGIAYCVNQWRMLILAVTSPLILSVIAWRWLPESARWLLANGKAEDALFYIKKCAETNNRSERLADITPMKLLESAESDAGVKNYTFLDLFRTPNMRKLAIYTGIVWYGIAFTYYGISLNITGFGLNPYLTQLSFSAIELPMKIVAFYSLQKIGRMPGEAVALIVAGLCLFINMLIAKDKQVIHMVVAITAKAMSESAFTIMYLFTTELYPTVVRQNGLGYTSFLARMGVSISPLVMLLEDLWHHLPALTYSVVAIGSGLVASLLPETLNSQLPQFIEDIEEPRDTKKKKVKSRCYKLLM; encoded by the exons ATGAAGTTTGATAACATactttcagacattaacggctTTGGAAAATTCCAAATTCAGCTAATCTTGATTCAGTCACTCTCTCGAATCACACTGCCATGCAACTTTCTACTGAATAACTTTATGGCGGCTGTACCGCCACACCACTGTGACCTCAGCCCTCTGGACTATGGAAACGTCTTTAGGAACTTAACTCTGGAACAGAAACTGTCTGTCGGTATTCCAGCAGAGTCAGACGGAACTCTCAGCTACTGTAAGATGTATTCAAAACCACAATATCATCATCTGTCGGGCTCAAACAGCAGTGACAGTGCTGAAATAGTTCTGTGTCAGAGTGGATGGGTGTATGACAACAGCACCTTTAAATCTACTTTGGCAACAGAG TGGGATCTCGTGTGCAGCAGAAAAAGCATGAACAAAGCAACAGCCACCGTTTTTTTTATTGGTGTTATGTTGGGTGCGCCTTTATTTGGATATCTCAGTGACAG GTTTGGTAGACGGCCGCTCCTGTTGGTTTCTTATCTGTCTTCCATGGTGTTTGCAGTCCTGAGTGCGTTCTCCACATCTTACATAATGTTTTTCATCATGAGAATTTTTACTGGAATGTCACTTGCAGGAATAAGTATAATAAGTATTGTCCTGA ATGTTGAATGGTTCAGCATTGATCACCGGACCTTTGCTGGTATAATCGTAAGCCTGGATTGGACTTTAGGGTCATGTATTCTGGTTGGAATTGCATACTGTGTAAATCAGTGGAGGATGCTAATACTGGCAGTGACTTCACCCCTGATACTGTCTGTCATTGCATGGAG GTGGCTTCCAGAGTCTGCTAGGTGGCTCTTGGCCAATGGAAAGGCAGAAGATGCTCTTTTTTATATCAAGAAATGCGCTGAGACAAACAACAGATCAGAACGCTTAGCAGACATCACACCAATG AAATTACTGGAATCTGCAGAAAGTGATGCTGGAGTTAAGAACTACACATTTTTAGATCTTTTCAGGACCCCAAATATGAGGAAACTTGCCATTTATACAGGGATAGTGTG GTATGGAATTGCCTTTACATATTATGGAATAAGCCTGAATATCACAGGGTTTGGACTAAACCCATACCTAACACAGCTTTCATTTTCAGCCATCGAATTGCCAATGAAGATTGTTGCTTTTTATTCCCTGCAAAAAATTGGGAGAATGCCTGGAGAGGCAGTGGCCTTGATTGTTGCAGGACTTTGTCTcttcatcaacatgcttattgcaAAAG ATAAACAAGTCATCCACATGGTTGTGGCCATCACTGCAAAAGCCATGTCAGAATCAGCATTTACTATCATGTATCTGTTTACCACTGAGCTTTATCCCACAGTTGTACG GCAAAATGGCTTGGGCTATACCTCCTTTTTGGCACGGATGGGTGTGTCTATATCACCACTCGTCATGCTATTGGAGGACTTGTGGCATCACCTACCTGCACTGACCTACAGTGTAGTGGCAATTGGTTCTGGTTTAGTGGCTTCGCTGCTGCCTGAAACATTAAATAGTCAACTACCTCAGTTCATCGAGGATATTGAAGAGCCAAG